The following proteins are encoded in a genomic region of Dyadobacter sp. UC 10:
- a CDS encoding PorZ beta-propeller-like domain-containing protein, giving the protein MTIILLLTFALPRAQTQSLALGKWQTHFSPLSGKNIVEANGKIYYTTYNGLFSIDTETKEIRSWSKSDGFSDIGISSLAFKKENGLLLVAYRSGLIDFVFLNDESSPERIEAWKILSETPGITTSKAVNKIVFREMLAYLCTDFGIVLLDTKLRQVEETYRYIGPAGAQVSVKDLAFSSDSIFAVTSSGLLTASLLPEVNRQYFANWTKIDAPGSPVSIAFFDSRFYGGFSRKGLFERNSSNWKEVFNSESDFFQTNHSENRLVITETKGIRIVEPGNRVNAVSDPAFQALSSAFQTEPGIFWIADKKKGIITNQDTDFHVVDFEESDTTIFPRPDSVVTDQAGLTWSKLPDYLGGGISVKNADGKQRTLSSITGGGSLPSNSINSLAVDSDGYVWFASDRGAGYFVSEGVLDGGRIDAILPVYGKRKLFNTEKCTAIAVEPGNRKWLATRTGLHLFSADGTELLEKFDTDNSPLPSNLISSLKMDAESGLLFIDTPNGMVSYQTSSSAPAENLSGITIFPNPVRPNYSGAVGIKGLKGESSVKITELSGRLVYETRSQGGTATWNLLDYTSKRAKGGIYMVFIVSGDRTEKLAGKLAVID; this is encoded by the coding sequence TTGACTATAATCCTATTATTGACTTTTGCCCTGCCAAGGGCTCAAACTCAATCGCTTGCCCTGGGTAAATGGCAAACGCATTTCAGTCCGCTTTCAGGAAAAAACATCGTCGAAGCGAATGGGAAAATCTACTACACTACTTACAACGGCCTTTTCAGCATTGACACTGAAACCAAAGAGATCAGAAGCTGGTCAAAATCGGATGGATTCAGCGACATTGGGATCAGCTCTCTTGCATTTAAAAAGGAAAACGGTCTTTTGCTGGTCGCTTATCGAAGCGGTCTGATCGATTTTGTTTTCCTGAATGATGAGTCCTCTCCCGAGCGGATCGAAGCCTGGAAGATTCTTAGCGAGACTCCCGGTATCACTACAAGTAAGGCCGTCAACAAAATCGTTTTCAGAGAAATGCTTGCTTACCTCTGCACAGATTTTGGAATTGTGTTGCTCGACACCAAATTGCGTCAAGTCGAAGAAACTTACCGTTATATAGGCCCGGCAGGAGCACAGGTTTCCGTCAAAGACCTGGCATTTTCTTCCGACTCAATTTTTGCTGTGACTTCCTCCGGCCTACTCACCGCTTCCCTGCTGCCTGAGGTTAATCGGCAGTATTTTGCTAATTGGACAAAGATCGACGCGCCTGGGAGCCCAGTAAGTATTGCATTTTTCGATAGCAGATTTTATGGAGGTTTCAGCAGAAAAGGTTTGTTTGAACGAAATAGCAGCAACTGGAAAGAAGTTTTCAATTCAGAAAGTGATTTTTTTCAAACCAACCATTCGGAAAACCGGCTTGTGATAACAGAAACAAAAGGGATAAGAATAGTGGAGCCGGGGAATAGAGTGAATGCTGTATCGGATCCCGCCTTTCAGGCATTGTCTTCGGCCTTTCAAACAGAACCCGGCATTTTTTGGATAGCAGATAAAAAGAAGGGAATTATTACCAACCAGGACACCGACTTTCATGTTGTCGATTTTGAAGAGTCAGATACGACGATCTTCCCAAGGCCGGACTCCGTAGTGACCGACCAGGCTGGCTTAACCTGGTCGAAGTTACCGGATTACCTTGGAGGCGGTATCTCTGTCAAAAATGCGGATGGAAAGCAGCGCACCTTGTCAAGCATTACTGGCGGGGGCTCTCTTCCTTCCAATAGTATCAATAGCCTTGCAGTTGATTCAGATGGTTATGTCTGGTTTGCGAGTGACCGGGGAGCAGGCTACTTTGTGTCCGAAGGAGTGCTGGACGGAGGCCGGATAGACGCAATCTTGCCTGTGTATGGCAAGCGAAAACTTTTCAATACCGAAAAATGCACCGCAATAGCCGTTGAACCGGGCAACAGAAAATGGCTGGCCACTAGGACGGGGCTGCATCTTTTCAGTGCCGACGGAACTGAATTACTTGAAAAATTTGATACAGATAATAGCCCGCTGCCGTCGAACCTGATTTCTTCCCTTAAAATGGACGCGGAAAGTGGTTTGCTTTTCATCGACACACCTAACGGAATGGTTTCCTATCAGACCAGCTCTTCGGCGCCGGCAGAGAATTTGAGCGGGATTACTATTTTTCCTAATCCCGTTAGGCCGAATTATAGTGGAGCAGTTGGCATTAAAGGTTTGAAAGGTGAATCTTCGGTGAAAATCACCGAACTGTCTGGCAGGCTGGTTTACGAGACCAGGTCACAAGGTGGTACCGCTACCTGGAACCTGCTGGACTACACGAGTAAAAGGGCAAAGGGAGGAATTTACATGGTATTTATAGTTTCAGGAGACAGAACTGAGAAATTGGCAGGAAAACTGGCAGTTATTGATTAA
- a CDS encoding 2-phosphosulfolactate phosphatase, protein MKQLDVCLTPDLLHLHKLDNSIVVVADIFRATSCMVTGLAYGVKSITPVASVEECKFLQDKGFIAAAERDARKVEGFDLDNSPFSYMNERLIGSQIAMTTTNGTLSIAKAKSSAVKVMIGSFLNLGALASHLRTEPYDVLVLCAGWKGRPNLEDTLFAGALADALKDQFMLLEDGTLMAQRLYEQGKKNLLASVSNSSHVRRLQRLGIQKDISYCLQTDLYDVVPVLRGSTLVSMN, encoded by the coding sequence ATGAAACAACTTGACGTTTGTCTAACCCCCGATCTGCTTCATTTACATAAACTTGACAATTCCATTGTAGTGGTAGCCGATATATTCCGCGCCACCTCCTGCATGGTTACGGGGCTCGCCTACGGGGTTAAAAGCATTACCCCGGTCGCAAGTGTGGAAGAATGTAAATTTTTGCAGGATAAAGGATTCATCGCCGCAGCAGAGCGGGATGCGAGAAAAGTTGAGGGTTTTGACCTGGACAATTCTCCATTCAGTTATATGAACGAGCGGCTGATCGGCTCACAAATCGCAATGACAACTACCAATGGAACGTTATCCATTGCAAAGGCAAAATCTTCCGCGGTAAAAGTGATGATTGGATCCTTCCTTAATCTCGGAGCACTTGCCAGTCATCTCAGGACCGAACCTTACGATGTGCTGGTACTTTGCGCAGGCTGGAAAGGGCGCCCTAACCTGGAAGACACTTTGTTCGCAGGCGCACTGGCAGATGCATTAAAAGACCAGTTCATGTTGCTTGAAGACGGGACTTTAATGGCGCAGCGGCTATATGAACAAGGCAAAAAAAACCTGCTCGCCAGTGTATCAAACTCCTCCCACGTGCGCCGGTTACAGCGTTTGGGGATTCAAAAAGATATATCATACTGCCTGCAAACCGATTTGTATGATGTCGTGCCTGTACTTCGCGGGAGTACATTAGTATCAATGAATTAA
- the gcvT gene encoding glycine cleavage system aminomethyltransferase GcvT yields the protein MKTVPLHQVHVGLGAKIVPFAGFEMPVRYSSDLDEHHTVRNNVGVFDVSHMGEFMVTGPKALDLIQKVSANDASVLFDGKVQYSYLPNETGGVVDDLLVYRIREDEYLLVVNASNIEKDWNWIQGKNSEGVAMENISDATCLFAVQGPNATATLQKLTTVDLASMDYYTFQTGEMAGIADVIISATGYTGAGGFEIYVKNESAEKMWNAIFEAGKEFGIKPVGLGARDTLRLEKGFCLYGNDIDDNTSPLEAGLGWVTKFTKDFTNSNALKAQKEAGLNRKLVGFEMIDRGIPRGHYELCDADGNKIGEVTSGTQSPTLQKGIGMGYVPAANSKADSEIFIKVRDRLLKAKIVKLPFVKN from the coding sequence ATGAAAACTGTCCCTTTACATCAAGTTCACGTCGGTCTCGGCGCCAAAATAGTCCCGTTTGCAGGTTTTGAAATGCCTGTACGGTATTCGTCGGATCTGGACGAGCACCACACAGTCAGAAATAACGTGGGCGTTTTTGATGTGTCGCACATGGGCGAGTTCATGGTCACAGGCCCTAAGGCATTGGATTTGATTCAAAAGGTTTCTGCCAATGACGCCTCCGTACTGTTTGACGGAAAAGTACAATACAGTTATTTACCCAACGAAACCGGCGGTGTTGTGGATGACCTGCTGGTGTACCGGATCAGGGAAGATGAATACCTTCTCGTGGTAAATGCATCCAATATCGAAAAGGACTGGAACTGGATACAGGGCAAAAATAGTGAAGGGGTTGCCATGGAAAATATTTCTGATGCGACCTGCCTTTTTGCTGTGCAGGGACCCAATGCGACTGCAACATTACAAAAACTTACTACCGTGGACCTGGCTTCCATGGATTATTATACATTTCAAACAGGTGAAATGGCGGGCATCGCAGACGTAATCATTTCAGCGACCGGCTATACAGGTGCAGGTGGTTTTGAGATTTATGTTAAAAATGAATCTGCTGAAAAAATGTGGAACGCCATTTTTGAAGCAGGTAAAGAGTTTGGCATCAAGCCGGTTGGGCTGGGCGCCCGGGATACGTTGAGACTCGAAAAAGGATTTTGTCTTTACGGAAATGACATTGACGATAATACCTCACCCCTGGAAGCCGGACTGGGCTGGGTGACAAAATTCACGAAGGATTTCACTAATTCGAATGCATTGAAAGCCCAGAAAGAGGCTGGCTTAAACCGCAAGCTGGTTGGTTTTGAAATGATCGACCGAGGTATACCGCGCGGTCATTATGAACTTTGTGACGCAGATGGTAATAAAATCGGTGAGGTAACTTCCGGCACGCAATCTCCTACGCTTCAAAAAGGGATCGGAATGGGGTATGTTCCCGCCGCAAATAGCAAAGCTGATTCAGAAATATTTATAAAAGTCAGGGACAGGCTTTTAAAAGCTAAAATCGTGAAACTGCCTTTCGTAAAAAATTAA
- a CDS encoding FG-GAP repeat domain-containing protein: MNKKLLLYAATLLTGSAFAQTATFKGEVIDDRISIGYGVASGDVDGDGKIDILLADKKEIVWYKNPGKNEGAWAKHIMAKDLTEQDNVCIAARDIDGDGKVEVAVGAQWNPSETKNLKLSGAVFYLAAPDDPTKLWEPVRLHHEVTIHRMQWVKKADGDFQLAVLPLHGEGNAGGVGAGVKMILFDVPENRKGIWGFDLLETNMHMTHNMNAMEVPGRILGLSVAGKEGVQVFLNGADGWAASGNWMVADKGVGEIRTGSLGGNQLFTATIEPMHGSELVVYSKDNRAVLTNNIKEGHALACADFFGQGRDQVVMGWRNPNASGETGVRIFVGSDPAGRKWQEFVLDDKIKIACEDLTIADLDGDSDLDVIASGRATHNVVVYWNQLKK; the protein is encoded by the coding sequence ATGAACAAAAAACTACTGCTATATGCCGCTACGCTGCTGACCGGAAGTGCCTTCGCACAAACAGCTACTTTCAAGGGTGAGGTGATTGATGACAGGATCAGCATTGGCTATGGTGTGGCGTCCGGTGATGTGGATGGTGATGGAAAAATCGATATTCTGCTGGCAGATAAAAAGGAAATTGTGTGGTACAAAAATCCCGGTAAAAATGAGGGTGCCTGGGCGAAGCACATCATGGCAAAGGACCTCACCGAACAGGATAATGTATGTATTGCTGCGAGGGATATTGATGGAGACGGTAAAGTTGAAGTGGCGGTAGGTGCGCAGTGGAATCCGTCGGAAACGAAAAACCTCAAACTTTCAGGAGCTGTGTTTTATCTCGCTGCGCCTGACGACCCCACAAAGCTTTGGGAGCCGGTGAGGCTGCATCACGAAGTAACAATCCACCGGATGCAATGGGTTAAGAAAGCGGACGGAGATTTCCAGCTTGCAGTATTGCCGTTGCATGGGGAAGGAAATGCAGGAGGAGTAGGGGCCGGGGTGAAAATGATTTTATTTGATGTTCCTGAAAATAGAAAAGGGATCTGGGGCTTTGATCTGTTGGAAACGAATATGCATATGACCCACAATATGAATGCAATGGAAGTGCCGGGTCGCATTTTGGGCCTTTCTGTTGCAGGAAAAGAAGGCGTGCAGGTTTTTCTGAATGGTGCCGATGGCTGGGCTGCTTCGGGTAACTGGATGGTGGCCGACAAGGGAGTGGGTGAGATCAGAACAGGAAGCCTGGGAGGGAATCAACTTTTCACTGCAACTATTGAACCTATGCACGGGAGTGAGCTGGTCGTTTATTCGAAAGACAACCGTGCGGTTCTAACAAACAACATCAAGGAAGGACACGCGTTGGCATGTGCGGATTTTTTCGGGCAGGGCAGGGACCAGGTGGTAATGGGCTGGAGAAATCCGAATGCGTCGGGAGAGACGGGCGTAAGGATTTTTGTAGGGTCCGATCCCGCGGGCAGGAAGTGGCAGGAATTTGTCCTGGATGACAAGATTAAGATAGCCTGCGAAGATCTGACGATCGCCGACCTGGACGGCGACAGTGATCTGGATGTGATCGCCTCAGGAAGGGCGACGCACAATGTAGTAGTGTACTGGAATCAGCTCAAAAAATAG
- a CDS encoding zinc metallopeptidase, with amino-acid sequence MMGAYIIGGIVMLVSLYVQWRLKSKFEEYSQVGLSNGMSGKEIAETMLRESGIYDVRVLSVEGQLTDHYNPQDKTVNLSPDVFYGRSVAAAAVASHECGHAVQHATAYKWLQFRSQMVPFLSIASRYMQWIILLGIVLINTTVLPLTIGVALFAATTLFSFITLPVEYDASNRALAWIQKNRIVNEKEYVMSSDALKWAARTYLVAAIGSLATLLYYVSLLMGRRD; translated from the coding sequence ATGATGGGAGCATACATAATCGGTGGTATAGTAATGCTTGTGAGCTTGTACGTTCAGTGGCGTCTCAAGAGCAAGTTTGAAGAATATTCTCAGGTCGGCTTGAGCAATGGTATGAGTGGAAAGGAGATCGCCGAGACGATGTTGCGTGAAAGCGGCATTTATGATGTGCGGGTACTTTCGGTCGAAGGCCAGCTGACTGACCATTACAATCCTCAGGATAAAACAGTTAACCTGAGCCCGGACGTATTTTACGGCAGAAGTGTAGCCGCTGCTGCGGTTGCGTCTCACGAATGCGGGCACGCTGTGCAACACGCGACAGCCTACAAGTGGTTGCAATTTCGCTCTCAAATGGTACCATTCCTGAGCATTGCGTCACGCTATATGCAGTGGATCATTCTGTTGGGTATCGTTCTGATCAATACAACTGTTTTGCCGTTGACGATCGGTGTCGCGCTTTTCGCAGCGACTACGCTTTTCAGCTTTATCACATTGCCGGTTGAATACGATGCAAGTAACAGAGCGTTGGCGTGGATCCAGAAAAACAGGATTGTTAACGAAAAAGAATATGTAATGTCGAGCGATGCTTTGAAATGGGCTGCAAGAACATACTTAGTTGCTGCAATCGGTTCATTAGCTACATTACTTTATTATGTAAGCCTGTTAATGGGCCGCAGAGACTAG